A window from Candidatus Nitrospira neomarina encodes these proteins:
- a CDS encoding DUF4381 domain-containing protein, translated as MPTASSPLQDLRDVHLPPPISLWPPAPGWWITVGLVIMAVMLFLWILRNRRRKQSWRLAMNELSAIKQHYDTHRDDQWLIQRLSIMIRRYAIASFPRTEVAGLAGISWLQFLDRSGRTNQFTDGVGRLFSSGPYQQQTAVSAAELVPLVEQWIRQVTPPTGKSTS; from the coding sequence ATGCCGACAGCAAGTTCTCCTCTACAAGATCTCCGGGATGTGCATCTGCCACCTCCGATTTCTCTGTGGCCTCCGGCTCCGGGTTGGTGGATCACCGTCGGTTTGGTCATTATGGCAGTCATGCTGTTCCTGTGGATTCTGAGGAATCGACGTCGGAAACAGTCGTGGCGACTTGCAATGAATGAATTGAGTGCGATCAAACAGCACTATGATACCCATCGAGATGATCAATGGCTGATTCAACGCCTTTCAATCATGATTCGTCGCTATGCCATAGCCTCCTTCCCTCGAACCGAGGTCGCAGGGCTAGCAGGAATCTCCTGGCTGCAGTTTTTGGACCGGTCAGGTCGAACCAATCAATTCACGGACGGGGTTGGGCGTCTGTTTAGTTCAGGGCCCTACCAACAGCAAACGGCCGTGTCGGCTGCCGAACTGGTGCCCTTGGTCGAACAGTGGATCCGGCAGGTGACTCCACCCACAGGGAAGAGCACGTCATGA
- a CDS encoding AAA family ATPase, whose amino-acid sequence MSGSEHEQIARLRAFLNQQVIGQEGLTLRLLIALMADGHLLVEGAPGLAKTTAIKALASGIEADFHRIQFTPDLLPADITGTDIYRPHDGSFRFQPGPIFHNLVLADEINRAPAKVQAALLEAMGEHQVTIGRTSYPLPELFLVMATQNPIEQEGTYPLPEAQLDRFLLYVRVQYPDVEGERKIVELVRRQARAISGEVTTVPTPVPQKVIVAARRQMWDIYVAPALEEYIVQLVMATRDPGPYSSMLKRWIRFGASPRATIGMERCARAHAWLEGRDYVSPEDIQAVAHDVLRHRVLLTFEAEAEGIRTDQVISEILNHVAVP is encoded by the coding sequence ATGTCTGGATCTGAACACGAGCAGATAGCAAGGCTTCGAGCCTTTCTGAATCAACAGGTAATTGGACAAGAGGGTCTTACCCTCAGGCTGTTGATTGCCTTGATGGCTGATGGACACCTTCTTGTTGAAGGTGCGCCAGGTTTAGCCAAAACTACCGCTATTAAAGCGTTGGCCTCCGGGATTGAGGCTGATTTTCACCGGATTCAATTTACCCCGGATTTACTTCCCGCTGATATAACCGGGACTGATATCTATCGTCCACACGACGGCTCTTTTCGCTTTCAACCGGGGCCGATTTTTCACAACCTTGTCCTGGCCGATGAAATTAATCGGGCCCCCGCTAAGGTGCAGGCCGCCCTATTAGAGGCCATGGGAGAACATCAAGTGACGATCGGGCGAACCAGTTATCCCTTGCCCGAGTTGTTTTTAGTCATGGCCACCCAAAATCCCATTGAGCAGGAAGGAACGTATCCTCTGCCTGAAGCGCAGTTGGATCGTTTCCTCCTCTATGTCAGGGTGCAATATCCCGATGTGGAAGGAGAGCGGAAGATTGTCGAACTTGTTCGTCGACAAGCCAGGGCAATTTCTGGGGAGGTCACGACTGTCCCCACGCCCGTTCCTCAAAAGGTGATTGTGGCGGCTCGACGACAGATGTGGGATATATATGTTGCGCCCGCACTCGAAGAATATATCGTCCAATTAGTCATGGCCACGCGTGACCCTGGACCGTATAGCTCCATGCTGAAGCGATGGATCCGGTTTGGAGCCAGCCCTCGGGCAACCATTGGAATGGAGCGTTGTGCCAGAGCGCATGCCTGGTTGGAAGGTCGCGATTATGTCTCCCCGGAAGACATACAAGCCGTGGCCCATGATGTGTTGCGCCACCGGGTCTTACTGACCTTTGAAGCGGAAGCGGAGGGGATCAGGACTGATCAGGTGATCTCAGAAATTTTGAATCATGTGGCCGTTCCGTAA
- a CDS encoding vWA domain-containing protein, translating into MMTLAWPWVLVLLLCPWMVRRWATPVSNSSGRAMKVPHFDDIMALQSNQLIGPTRSRHSILFWSGMFIWAALLLAAARPQWSGEPVGLPTSGRDLMLAVDVSGSMKIPDFSVKGREVTRLEVVKAAAGEFIAGRTGDRIGLIVFGSQAYVQTPLTFDRDTVKAMLTETEIGLAGQETAIGDAIGLAVKRLREQPAGSRVLVLLTDGANTAGEVSPTQAAALAEEQGIRIYAIGVGADRMEIESFFGTQTVNPSRDLDEDTLRHLAQRTGGLYLRAKDTEGLTRVYKELDRLEPATTETELFRPTTELYIWPLGFALALSSVMAMSLVWNRNWVLRSRWKAEAISVRAGAGR; encoded by the coding sequence ATGATGACGTTGGCCTGGCCGTGGGTGTTGGTGCTTCTTCTGTGTCCCTGGATGGTGCGTCGTTGGGCAACCCCTGTCTCCAATTCATCCGGCCGGGCTATGAAGGTGCCGCATTTCGACGACATTATGGCTCTTCAGTCCAACCAGTTGATTGGGCCCACCCGTTCAAGGCATTCAATACTTTTTTGGTCGGGAATGTTCATCTGGGCCGCTCTGCTTCTTGCGGCTGCCCGTCCACAGTGGAGTGGCGAACCTGTTGGATTGCCAACCAGTGGACGTGATCTGATGTTGGCAGTCGATGTCTCCGGCAGCATGAAGATTCCGGATTTTTCGGTAAAAGGACGGGAAGTCACCCGCTTGGAGGTTGTGAAAGCTGCAGCCGGGGAGTTCATCGCCGGCCGAACTGGCGATCGTATAGGGTTGATTGTATTTGGTTCCCAGGCCTACGTGCAGACCCCTTTGACATTTGATCGGGATACGGTCAAGGCCATGTTGACGGAAACAGAAATTGGCTTGGCGGGACAGGAAACCGCCATTGGCGATGCGATCGGCCTTGCTGTGAAACGACTCAGAGAACAACCCGCAGGAAGCCGGGTTTTAGTGCTATTAACTGATGGGGCCAATACCGCGGGAGAAGTCTCGCCCACACAAGCGGCGGCCTTGGCTGAGGAACAAGGTATTCGAATCTATGCTATCGGAGTTGGCGCGGATCGAATGGAGATTGAATCGTTTTTCGGCACACAGACGGTGAATCCTTCCCGCGATTTGGATGAAGATACCCTTCGACACCTCGCGCAACGTACTGGAGGGTTGTACCTGCGTGCCAAAGACACCGAGGGACTTACGAGGGTGTATAAAGAATTAGATCGTCTTGAGCCGGCGACTACGGAAACGGAACTGTTTCGACCGACGACCGAATTATATATATGGCCGTTAGGATTCGCGTTGGCCCTTTCTTCTGTAATGGCCATGTCTCTCGTCTGGAATAGGAATTGGGTTCTCCGATCGAGATGGAAGGCGGAAGCGATCTCAGTACGAGCAGGAGCCGGACGATAA
- a CDS encoding DUF58 domain-containing protein: MWPFRKQIAPSEFRLNRPTGFQGVEVRLADLLNMRHQTGVLGIKTRKRVHTLLAGGERSPFKGRGMDFEESRRYQPGDDVRLMDWRVMARTHEPYLKVFREERERPVFIVVDNRKGMRFGTKVAFKSVIAAHAAALLGWASQERGDRVGGVVFSDVDHVELRPRGGRTGVLQLLNILAQDSAHSSQMVERQSPTTSPFYLALNRVQATAKPGSLIFLLSDFRDWDHQTKQTLIRLGGHQDVVAIFMYDQLEQEPPPAGQYPVTDGTRMGILNTGSTNIIQSYSACFRERYEDVRTLCLTRGIGFIPLGTHDDILFQLRGGLQDLGHRRSAHHSMA; encoded by the coding sequence ATGTGGCCGTTCCGTAAACAGATAGCCCCATCAGAATTCCGGCTGAATCGCCCTACAGGATTTCAGGGAGTAGAAGTTCGGCTTGCCGATCTCCTCAACATGCGTCACCAGACAGGGGTATTGGGAATCAAGACCCGGAAGCGGGTTCATACCCTTTTGGCTGGCGGAGAGCGATCTCCGTTTAAAGGCAGAGGCATGGATTTTGAGGAATCTCGCCGGTATCAACCGGGTGATGATGTGCGCCTCATGGATTGGCGGGTGATGGCGCGGACTCATGAACCCTACCTGAAGGTCTTTCGCGAAGAACGGGAGCGACCAGTCTTCATCGTAGTGGATAATAGAAAGGGCATGCGATTCGGGACCAAGGTGGCCTTTAAGTCGGTCATTGCCGCCCATGCGGCGGCATTACTGGGATGGGCCTCGCAAGAGAGAGGAGATCGGGTTGGGGGGGTGGTTTTTTCAGATGTGGACCATGTGGAACTCCGACCCAGGGGAGGAAGAACCGGAGTGCTACAACTTCTCAATATCCTGGCTCAAGATAGTGCCCACTCGTCACAGATGGTTGAGCGCCAAAGTCCCACTACCTCACCTTTTTATTTGGCCTTAAATCGAGTTCAGGCAACCGCCAAGCCCGGAAGCCTCATTTTTCTCTTAAGTGATTTTCGCGATTGGGACCATCAGACCAAACAGACCCTCATCCGATTGGGGGGGCATCAGGATGTGGTGGCGATCTTCATGTATGACCAATTGGAACAAGAGCCCCCACCTGCCGGCCAATATCCTGTGACGGACGGTACACGCATGGGAATATTGAATACAGGATCTACCAACATCATCCAATCCTATTCAGCGTGCTTTAGGGAACGTTATGAAGATGTCCGGACGTTGTGCCTGACCCGTGGAATCGGATTCATTCCATTGGGAACCCACGATGATATTCTTTTCCAATTGCGTGGTGGGTTACAGGATCTTGGACATCGACGAAGCGCCCATCACAGTATGGCATGA
- a CDS encoding DUF5989 family protein: MTGFLGELWDFMRERKKFWLAPIIIMLLLLGGLIILSEGSAVAPFIYTLF; encoded by the coding sequence ATGACAGGTTTTCTTGGGGAATTGTGGGACTTTATGCGGGAACGAAAAAAGTTCTGGCTCGCCCCCATCATCATCATGCTCTTACTACTCGGCGGTCTTATAATCCTGAGTGAGGGCTCAGCCGTTGCCCCCTTCATCTATACCTTGTTCTGA